A genome region from Etheostoma cragini isolate CJK2018 chromosome 4, CSU_Ecrag_1.0, whole genome shotgun sequence includes the following:
- the inavab gene encoding innate immunity activator b isoform X2 — protein sequence MDGNGEISDTDSGIILHSGSDSPMTHMKDVTTHTRAMKLKHQALQERLEICLLELKKLCIREAELTGRLSDDYPLLPREKPPQIRRRIGAAFKLDEQSMPQGAEESELSLVDAELALQMKIYEAARKLCEENHTSKAVRRSRLQQCKREEKKLKRLQETAFQLRLEHGRSSPLPAFNIAQHDLGTSDDSSLSDSVVQDEEVTSQSSHFSSGLPCPGEIDSPQPAPGSSQSFIDASYMSPSVAPQTPSLTPSQSPHPSLDSTLSLNSSPVCELPPIQHSPWSESSLDKPYQKSKKSRSSSKTSPAKTELLPPLEACFASHLRLSRTQSNSTPSTPEMRVHRQLSLRISNPESSFEKDRGRTRGPRRRLTEYAITLPETPPPTVHYGNRVNSEDSNSEHSFTSYNSSQCQELPCDLPKQYQSALSHSGPVGSYGPQVFPRTGFYHNPRYQSSHSFHQAYYNEGMVYQPEMDSARSYYTQQAPSPSNRYEYYYKDAAVPHQRAQRPLPPDIRLSPSPAQWDHPHYRSSGLPQQVVNEQLKSWHWRSQLKSPRARSLDRQGAVRVKNMSARDVTLHQNQKYHEQVIQRRALHRAADDAQGHWVVDDGSHFIPACPIWTYRWEDEKN from the exons GAGTTGACCGGCCGGCTGTCAGATGATTACCCTCTGCTCCCAAGAGAGAAGCCACCACAGATCCGCAGACGTATTGGAGCTGCGTTTAAACTGGACGAACAAAGCATGCCTCAAGGAGCAGAG GAGTCAGAACTGAGTTTAGTGGATGCTGAGTTGGCGCTTCAGATGAAGATATATGAGGCAGCGCGCAAGCTCTGCGAGGAGAATCATACGAGTAAGGCTGTTAGAAGGAGCCGGTTACAGCAGTgcaagagagaagagaaaaaactgAAACGGTTACAGGAGACAGCCTTTCAGTTACGACTGGAGCACGGTCGATCATCACCACTCCCTGCTTTTAATATTGCACAACATG atcTGGGTACATCTGATGACAGCTCTCTGTCTGATTCTGTAGTACAAGATGAAG AAGTGACAAGTCAGTCATCACATTTTTCTTCAGGACTCCCTTGTCCAGGAGAGATCGATTCTCCCCAGCCTGCCCCTGGATCCTCACAGTCCTTCATAGACGCCTCGTACATGTCTCCATCTGTGGCTCCACAGACCCCGTCGCTGACCCCAAGCCAGTCTCCCCATCCAAGCCTTGACTCTACGCTGAGTTTAAACTCAAGCCCCGTATGTGAGCTTCCTCCCATCCAGCACTCCCCGTGGTCAGAGTCTAGTCTTGACAAACCTTACCAGAAGAGCAAGAAGTCACGCTCCTCCAGCAAGACGAG TCCAGCCAAAACGGAGTTGTTGCCACCGTTGGAGGCTTGCTTTGCTTCCCATCTGAGGCTGAGTCGCACACAGTCCAACAGTACGCCTTCCACACCAGAGATGCGGGTGCACAGACAACTCTCCCTCAG GATATCCAATCCTGAATCTTCATTTGAAAAGGATCGTGGTCGCACCAGAGGTCCAAGGAGGCGACTGACAGAATATGCAATTACTTTACCAGAGACTCCTCCCCCCACGGTGCATTATGGGAATCGTGTTAACTCCGAGGATAGCAACTCCGAACACTCTTTTACATCTTACAACAGCTCACAGTGTCAGGAATTGCCCTGTGATTTGCCAAAACAATATCAGTCTGCACTTTCGCACTCTGGCCCAGTAGGCAGCTATGGACCTCAAGTCTTCCCACGCACTGGCTTTTACCATAATCCCAGGTACCAGTCCAGCCATAGTTTTCACCAAGCCTATTACAACGAAGGAATGGTCTACCAGCCTGAAATGGACTCGGCACGGAGCTATTACACCCAGCAGGCTCCAAGTCCTTCTAACAGATATGAGTACTACTATAAAGATGCCGCTGTTCCCCACCAGAGAGCACAGAGGCCTTTACCTCCTGACATTAGACTCTCCCCCTCCCCGGCTCAATGGGACCATCCACACTACCGCTCTAGTGGCCTCCCACAACAAGTGGTGAATGAACAGCTCAAGTCATGGCACTGGCGCAGTCAGCTCAAATCCCCCAGGGCCCGCTCACTCGACAGACAGGGAGCGGTCCGAGTTAAAAACATGTCCGCTCGGGACGTGACCCTGCACCAAAATCAGAAGTACCATGAACAG GTTATCCAAAGAAGGGCTCTTCACAGAGCTGCAGATGATGCTCAAGGGCACTGGGTTGTAGATGATGGTTCTCACTTT ATTCCTGCCTGCCCTATTTGGACATATAGATGGGAGgatgaaaaaaactaa
- the adipor1a gene encoding adiponectin receptor protein 1a, whose translation MSGRNGSASDADCRISEDCNVPDAELMELGPLLEEGGGRPAASKGVHSEGASMLAEEEEEDDDEVGEVLTLPLQAHHAMEKMEEFVHKVWEGRWRVIPFHVLPEWLKDNDYLLHGHRPPMPSFRACFGSIFRIHTETGNIWTHLLGLILFICLGTLTMLRPNMYFMAPLQEKVVFGMFFLGAVLCLSFSWLFHTVYCHSEKVSRTFSKLDYSGIALLIMGSFVPWLYYSFYCSPQPRLIYLTIVCVLGIAAIIVAQWDRFSTPRHRPTRAGVFMGLGLSGIVPTMHFTIEEGFVKATTVGQMGWFYLMGAMYITGAGLYAARIPERYFPGKCDIWFHSHQIFHVLVVAAAFIHFYGVSNLQEFRYGLEGGCTDDTLL comes from the exons ATGTCAGGCCGAAACGGGTCTGCAAGTGATGCAGACTGCCGGATCTCTGAGGACTGCAATGTCCCAGATGCTGAGCTGATGGAGCTGGGCCCACtgctggaggagggaggggggcggCCTGCAGCGTCTAAAGGCGTCCATTCAGAG GGAGCCTCAATGCTtgctgaggaggaagaggaggatgacgaTGAGGTGGGTGAGGTCCTGACCTTACCACTTCAGGCTCACCATGCCatggagaagatggaggagtTTGTACACAAG gtttGGGAGGGGCGCTGGAGGGTAATCCCTTTCCATGTTCTGCCAGAGTGGCTGAAGGACAACGATTACCTCCTGCATGGACATCGGCCCCCAATGCCCTCCTTCCGGGCCTGTTTTGGAAGCATCTTCAGAATTCACACTGAGACAGGAAACATCTGGACTCACCTCTTAG GGCTGATCTTATTCATTTGTCTGGGCACCTTAACCATGTTGCGGCCCAACATGTATTTCATGGCCCCGCTGCAAGAGAAAGTGGTGTTCGGGATGTTCTTCCTGGGAGCTGTGCTATGCCTCAGCTTCTCCTGGCTTTTTCATACCGTTTACTGCCACTCTGAGAAAGTGTCTCGCACCTTCTCCAA GCTTGACTACTCAGGCATTGCCCTCCTGATCATGGGCTCCTTTGTGCCCTGGCTGTACTACTCGTTCTATTGTTCCCCTCAACCTCGACTTATCTACCTCACCATTGTATGTGTCCTCGGCATTGCCGCCATCATAGTGGCCCAGTGGGACCGGTTCTCTACACCTCGTCACAGACCAACAAGAGCAG GTGTCTTCATGGGTCTTGGACTTAGCGGCATCGTCCCCACCATGCACTTCACCATTGAGGAGGGCTTCGTTAAGGCCACCACAGTCGGACAGATGGGTTGGTTCTACCTGATGGGAGCCATGTATATCACTGGGGCTGGTCTCTATGCAGCCAGGATCCCTGAACGCTATTTTCCTGGAAAGTGTGACATCTGG TTCCACTCACATCAGATTTTTCATGTTCTGGTGGTGGCGGCGGCGTTTATCCATTTCTACGGGGTTTCCAACCTGCAGGAGTTCCGCTACGGCCTGGAGGGAGGATGCACAGATGACACTCTACTCTGA
- the inavab gene encoding innate immunity activator b isoform X1, translating into MDGNGEISDTDSGIILHSGSDSPMTHMKDVTTHTRAMKLKHQALQERLEICLLELKKLCIREAELTGRLSDDYPLLPREKPPQIRRRIGAAFKLDEQSMPQGAEESELSLVDAELALQMKIYEAARKLCEENHTSKAVRRSRLQQCKREEKKLKRLQETAFQLRLEHGRSSPLPAFNIAQHDLGTSDDSSLSDSVVQDEEVTSQSSHFSSGLPCPGEIDSPQPAPGSSQSFIDASYMSPSVAPQTPSLTPSQSPHPSLDSTLSLNSSPVCELPPIQHSPWSESSLDKPYQKSKKSRSSSKTSSPAKTELLPPLEACFASHLRLSRTQSNSTPSTPEMRVHRQLSLRISNPESSFEKDRGRTRGPRRRLTEYAITLPETPPPTVHYGNRVNSEDSNSEHSFTSYNSSQCQELPCDLPKQYQSALSHSGPVGSYGPQVFPRTGFYHNPRYQSSHSFHQAYYNEGMVYQPEMDSARSYYTQQAPSPSNRYEYYYKDAAVPHQRAQRPLPPDIRLSPSPAQWDHPHYRSSGLPQQVVNEQLKSWHWRSQLKSPRARSLDRQGAVRVKNMSARDVTLHQNQKYHEQVIQRRALHRAADDAQGHWVVDDGSHFIPACPIWTYRWEDEKN; encoded by the exons GAGTTGACCGGCCGGCTGTCAGATGATTACCCTCTGCTCCCAAGAGAGAAGCCACCACAGATCCGCAGACGTATTGGAGCTGCGTTTAAACTGGACGAACAAAGCATGCCTCAAGGAGCAGAG GAGTCAGAACTGAGTTTAGTGGATGCTGAGTTGGCGCTTCAGATGAAGATATATGAGGCAGCGCGCAAGCTCTGCGAGGAGAATCATACGAGTAAGGCTGTTAGAAGGAGCCGGTTACAGCAGTgcaagagagaagagaaaaaactgAAACGGTTACAGGAGACAGCCTTTCAGTTACGACTGGAGCACGGTCGATCATCACCACTCCCTGCTTTTAATATTGCACAACATG atcTGGGTACATCTGATGACAGCTCTCTGTCTGATTCTGTAGTACAAGATGAAG AAGTGACAAGTCAGTCATCACATTTTTCTTCAGGACTCCCTTGTCCAGGAGAGATCGATTCTCCCCAGCCTGCCCCTGGATCCTCACAGTCCTTCATAGACGCCTCGTACATGTCTCCATCTGTGGCTCCACAGACCCCGTCGCTGACCCCAAGCCAGTCTCCCCATCCAAGCCTTGACTCTACGCTGAGTTTAAACTCAAGCCCCGTATGTGAGCTTCCTCCCATCCAGCACTCCCCGTGGTCAGAGTCTAGTCTTGACAAACCTTACCAGAAGAGCAAGAAGTCACGCTCCTCCAGCAAGACGAG CAGTCCAGCCAAAACGGAGTTGTTGCCACCGTTGGAGGCTTGCTTTGCTTCCCATCTGAGGCTGAGTCGCACACAGTCCAACAGTACGCCTTCCACACCAGAGATGCGGGTGCACAGACAACTCTCCCTCAG GATATCCAATCCTGAATCTTCATTTGAAAAGGATCGTGGTCGCACCAGAGGTCCAAGGAGGCGACTGACAGAATATGCAATTACTTTACCAGAGACTCCTCCCCCCACGGTGCATTATGGGAATCGTGTTAACTCCGAGGATAGCAACTCCGAACACTCTTTTACATCTTACAACAGCTCACAGTGTCAGGAATTGCCCTGTGATTTGCCAAAACAATATCAGTCTGCACTTTCGCACTCTGGCCCAGTAGGCAGCTATGGACCTCAAGTCTTCCCACGCACTGGCTTTTACCATAATCCCAGGTACCAGTCCAGCCATAGTTTTCACCAAGCCTATTACAACGAAGGAATGGTCTACCAGCCTGAAATGGACTCGGCACGGAGCTATTACACCCAGCAGGCTCCAAGTCCTTCTAACAGATATGAGTACTACTATAAAGATGCCGCTGTTCCCCACCAGAGAGCACAGAGGCCTTTACCTCCTGACATTAGACTCTCCCCCTCCCCGGCTCAATGGGACCATCCACACTACCGCTCTAGTGGCCTCCCACAACAAGTGGTGAATGAACAGCTCAAGTCATGGCACTGGCGCAGTCAGCTCAAATCCCCCAGGGCCCGCTCACTCGACAGACAGGGAGCGGTCCGAGTTAAAAACATGTCCGCTCGGGACGTGACCCTGCACCAAAATCAGAAGTACCATGAACAG GTTATCCAAAGAAGGGCTCTTCACAGAGCTGCAGATGATGCTCAAGGGCACTGGGTTGTAGATGATGGTTCTCACTTT ATTCCTGCCTGCCCTATTTGGACATATAGATGGGAGgatgaaaaaaactaa
- the rabif gene encoding guanine nucleotide exchange factor MSS4, protein MDNNQQSQASTDRSDLVSEDGKNSKSVVCQRCGSKVLCPGVAVFAEKELFLPSMRKKSGLSTTEGLVDGDTLTAHWFVDDMYTFENVGFTKDVGKIKYLICADCEIGPIGWHCLDDKKSFYVALERVNHA, encoded by the exons ATGGACAACAATCAACAGTCCCAAGCAAGCACGGACCGCTCCGACCTGGTTTCTGAGGACGGCAAGAATAGCAAGTCTGTCGTGTGTCAACGCTGCGGATCCAAGGTGCTGTGCCCTGGGGTGGCTGTGTTTGCAGAGAAAGAG CTGTTCCTACCATCCATGCGGAAAAAGAGCGGCCTCAGCACCACAGAGGGCTTAGTGGACGGGGACACACTGACCGCCCACTGGTTTGTGGATGACATGTACACTTTTGAGAATGTGGGCTTCACTAAGGACGTGGGGAAAATCAAGTATCTCATCTGTGCAGATTGTGAGATTGGACCAATTGGCTGGCACTGTTTGGATGACAAGAAAAGTTTCTATGTTGCTTTGGAAAGGGTGAATCATGCATAG
- the kdm5ba gene encoding lysine (K)-specific demethylase 5Ba has protein sequence MSGESGHELKDRKFISSIFGVRTITNIFSCSHNEDATMTQPQLNEFIPPPECPVFEPSWEEFADPFAYINKIRPIAEKTGICKVRPPPEWQPPFACDVDRLKFTPRIQRLNELEAQTRVKLNFLDQIAKFWELQGCTLKIPHVERKILDLYQLNKLVNEEGGFDAVCRERRWTKISVRLGFAPGKAIGSHLRAHYERILYPYNLFQTGDNLPRATLTNDTKDKEYTPHDLPQRQSVQPQETCSIARRAKRMRSERGCVKTEPGENRPNLRRRMGTFVGKQEPVRMPITEVKREPIQHPTYYEETVFDKKPLSNKVDQYMCLVCGNGTAEDRLLLCDGCDDSYHIFCLIPPLHDVPKGDWRCPKCLAQECCKPPVAFGFEQASRSYTLQAFGDMADSFKSDYFNMPVHMVPTELVEKEFWRLVSTIEEDVTVEYGADIASKEFGSGFPLSNSHFEVSPEDKHYLSSGWNLNNMPVLDSSVLTHITADICGMKLPWLYVGMCFSSFCWHIEDHWSYSINYLHWGEPKTWYGAPGYAAEHLESVMKNLAPELFESQPDLLHQLVTIMNPNTLMSNGVPIYRTNQCAGEFVITFPRAYHSGFNQGFNFAEAVNFCTMDWMPIGRECVTHYRQLSRYCVFSHDEMVCNMAYKADTMDVELASAVQKEMTVMVQEEQRLREKINKMGVVQSLQVDYEVLPDEERQCCKCRTTCYLSGITCACSPGKRVCLYHTRDLCSCPHSNLTLHYKFTLDELYPMMASVKLRAESYKDWLCSVQDILENKGNKRGLEELHSLVEQAETRAFPQISLLDQLRKVVSEADKVAVMAQQLLNGKRQTRYRSGGGKSQNQNELTVEELRSFVRQFENLPCNIRQAPLLKDLLTRVDDFQQRSQRLLSDELPSPLELQELLDVSLGLDVELPQLALLRERLEQARWLEAVQQASSRPESLCLDTMRRLIDQGVGLAPHSSVERAMARLQELLTVSEQWEERVLGLMEARPYHSISTLDAALQEVENIPAYLPNCLQLKDAITKAKKWLHEAEALQLGGRIPVLDNLAELLLRAESIPVRLDPLSRLEALVSDVQTWKESAAKTFLLKNSPFSLLEVLCPRCDVGAVHQKSRAKKAKEATQISKKSSTKLESLFDVERVLSESKDSASAMGTLAEVRQREMEILLALRTSNESKLVPAENCCALSVCVCQKAPSGAMMQCELCRDVFHCGCVTTTADLGYGQAWLCPLCHRSRKPPLDKVLPLLASLQRIRVRLPEGDALRFLIERTVRWQHRVQQACTEGVLEKVSKMGRVGPAISSHLTQEINGSYFHTAHQSVPLEGLGPELEELMVEGFLLQVTLPETEQLYRYLLYKLAPLLSHSAPCENNTEEDQQSQRGSPHHNRNGVSGVKKEIGNGQSKRTKRRKDSSDSQHSEKAKKYRKKKSKKSKERSEETKRTCSPTHPVSDPAASDSEEDYSLCAAPWCREPEGDEVNWVQCDGSCNQWFHQICVGLSAERAELEDYICISCTQPDYDGGE, from the exons ATGAGTGGAGAGAGTGGACATGaactgaaagacagaaaattcATATCGAGCATATTCGGCGTGAGGACTATAACAAATATTTTCAGCTGCAGTCATAACGAAGATGCAACGATGACTCAACCACAGCTGAATGAGTTCATTCCCCCTCCGGAGTGCCCTGTTTTTGAGCCCAGCTGGGAGGAATTTGCCGACCCTTTTGCGTACATCAACAAAATACGACCCATTGCAGAGAAAACTGGCATCTGTAAGGTCCGACCGCCGCCG GAATGGCAGCCACCATTTGCCTGTGATGTTGACAGACTGAAATTCACACCACGGATACAAAGACTTAATGAGTTGGAg GCTCAGACCAGAGTTAAGCTTAACTTCCTGGATCAAATAGCAAAGTTCTGGGAGCTTCAAGGATGCACTCTGAAAATCCCTCACGTGGAAAGAAAGATTTTGGATCTTTACCAGCTGAATAAG CTGGTGAATGAAGAGGGAGGTTTCGATGCCGTCTGCAGAGAGCGGCGCTGGACTAAGATATCAGTCAGGCTGGGCTTTGCTCCAGGCAAGGCTATTGGCTCCCATCTGCGGGCCCACTATGAGAGGATCCTCTACCCATATAACCTGTTCCAGACTGGAGACAATCTGCCT AGAGCCACCCTGACCAATGACACTAAAGATAAGGAGTACACTCCGCACGACCTGCCGCAGCGGCAGTCTGTCCAGCCTCAGGAGACCTGCAGCATTGCTCGCCGAGCGAAACGCATGAGATCTGAA AGGGGCTGTGTTAAAACCGAACCAGGTGAGAATCGTCCCAATCTTAGGAGGAGGATGGGAACCTTTGTTGGCAAACAAGAACCTG TGAGGATGCCGATCACTGAGGTCAAACGGGAACCCATTCAACATCCAACATATTATGAAGAAACCGTATTTGATAAGAAACCTCTCTCGAATAAa GTGGACCAGTACATGTGCCTGGTTTGTGGCAATGGGACTGCAGAGGACCGCCTGCTGTTGTGTGACGGCTGTGATGACAGCTATCACATCTTCTGCCTAATCCCTCCCCTCCACGACGTTCCCAAAGGCGACTGGAGATGCCCAAAGTGCCTGGCTCAG GAATGTTGCAAACCTCCTGTTGCCTTTGGTTTTGAGCAGGCCAGCAGGAGCTACACCCTCCAGGCATTTGGAGACATGGCCGATTCATTCAAGTCTGATTATTTCAACATGCCAGTTCAT ATGGTTCCCACTGAGCTAGTGGAGAAGGAGTTCTGGCGTCTCGTCAGCACCATAGAGGAGGATGTCACTGTGGAGTATGGAGCAGACATTGCCTCCAAGGAGTTTGGAAGTGGTTTTCCTTTGAGTAACAGCCATTTTGAAGTCTCTCCAGAGGATAAG CATTACCTGAGCAGCGGCTGGAACCTGAACAACATGCCGGTGCTGGATTCCTCTGTGCTGACTCACATTACAGCCGACATCTGTGGGATGAAGTTGCCCTGGCTGTATGTGGGCATGTGCTTCTCCTCCTTCTGCTGGCATATCGAGGATCACTGGAGCTACTCAATAAACTACCTTCACTG GGGGGAGCCGAAGACGTGGTATGGGGCGCCTGGTTATGCCGCGGAGCACCTGGAGTCAGTCATGAAGAACCTGGCACCGGAGCTGTTTGAGTCCCAGCCAGATCTCCTTCACCAGCTGGTTACCATCATGAATCCCAACACGCTGATGAGCAACGGTGTCCCG ATATATCGCACCAACCAATGTGCAGGCGAGTTTGTCATCACTTTCCCCCGAGCATACCACAGCGGATTCAACCAGGGCTTCAACTTTGCTGAAGCTGTCAACTTTTGCACCATGGACTGG ATGCCGATCGGCCGTGAATGTGTGACCCACTATCGCCAGCTGAGCAGGTACTGTGTCTTCTCGCATGACGAGATGGTTTGTAACATGGCCTATAAAGCAGACACAATGGATGTGGAGCTGGCGTCAGCCGTGCAGAAGGAGATGACTGTAATGGTCCAAGAAGAACAACGACTTAGAGAAAAGATTAACAAGATG GGTGTGGTGCAATCTTTACAAGTTGATTATGAGGTGCTCCCAGATGAGGAGCGGCAGTGCTGCAAGTGTCGGACCACCTGCTACCTGTCTGGCATCACCTGTGCCTGCAGTCCTGGCAAGAGGGTTTGTCTGTACCACACCCGGGACCTCTGCTCGTGTCCTCATAGCAACCTTACACTCCA TTACAAGTTTACACTGGATGAGTTGTATCCCATGATGGCATCAGTGAAGCTGCGTGCAGAGTCCTATAAAGACTGGCTCTGTAGTGTGCAGGACATCCTGGAgaacaaaggaaacaaaagag GTTTGGAAGAGCTTCACAGCCTGGTGGAGCAGGCAGAAACAAGGGCGTTTCCACAAATCAGCCTCTTGGATCAGCTACGCAAAGTCGTCTCAGAGGCTGATAAAGTTGCTGTGATGGCACAGCAGCTTCTCAATGGAAAGAGGCAGACGAG gTATCGTTCTGGAGGAGGAAAGTCTCAAAACCAGAACGAGTTGACTGTTGAGGAGCTGAGGTCTTTTGTCAGACAGTTCGAAAACCTGCCGTGCAACATCCGACAAGCTCCTTTACTGAAG gacCTGTTGACCCGGGTGGATGACTTCCAGCAACGCAGCCAGCGCCTCCTATCTGATGAGTTGCCCAGCCCGCTGGAGCTGCAGGAGCTGCTGGATGTGAGCCTGGGTCTGGACGTGGAGCTGCCTCAGTTGGCCCTGCTGAGGGAAAGACTGGAGCAGGCGCGCTGGCTGGAGGCCGTGCAGCAAGCCAGCAGCCGGCCAGAAAGCCTCTGTCTGGACACCATGCGTAGGCTGATAGACCAGGGCGTGGGCTTGGCCCCTCACAGCTCTGTGGAGAGAGCCATGGCTCGTCTGCAGGAGCTGCTGACGGTGTCTGAGCAGTGGGAGGAGCGGGTGCTCGGCCTCATGGAAGCCAG GCCGTATCACAGCATATCTACACTCGACGCTGCTCTACAGGAAGTAGAAAACATCCCTGCCTATCTGCCCAACTGTCTGCAGCTGAAGGATGCCATCACCAAGGCCAAGAAATGGCTCCATGAAGCCGAAGCACTTCAG CTTGGGGGACGCATTCCTGTGCTGGACAACCTTGCTGAGCTGCTTCTCAGAGCAGAGAGCATCCCAGTGAGGCTTGACCCGCTGAGTCGATTGGAGGCTCTTGTCAGTGATGTTCAGACCTGGAAGGAGAGCGCAGCAAAGACATTCCTACTGAAAaattctcctttctctctccttgaG GTGCTTTGTCCGAGATGTGATGTAGGGGCCGTGCATCAAAAGTCACGAGCTAAAAAAGCTAAGGAAGCTACACAGATCAGTAAAAAATCTTCAACAAAACTGGAGTCTCTGTTTGATGTAGAGAGAGTTCTCTCTGAGAGCAAGGACTCCGCCTCTGCT aTGGGCACTCTTGCTGAGGTCCGCCAGAGGGAGATGGAGATCTTATTGGCTCTGCGTACTTCAAATGAGTCCAAGCTTGTTCCTGCTGAAAACTGTTGTGCACTTAGTGTCTGTGTTTGCCAAAAGGCCCCTTCGGGTGCCATGATGCAGTGTGAGCTTTGTCGAGATGTTTTCCACTGCGGCTGCGTTACAACAACAGCAGACCTCGGGTACGGCCAAGCCTGGCTTTGCCCACTTTGCCATCGGTCGAGGAAACCCCCTCTGGACAAGGTCTTGCCCCTGCTGGCTTCGCTGCAGAGGATTCGGGTTCGGCTGCCAGAAGGGGATGCCCTGCGCTTCCTCATCGAGAGGACGGTGCGATGGCAGCACAGAGTTCAGCAGGCCTGCACAGAGGGAGTGCTGGAGAAAGTATCAAAGATG ggGAGAGTTGGACCTGCAATATCTTCACATCTGACTCAGGAAATAAACGGTTCATATTTTCATACAGCGCACCAGTCTGTTCCACTCGAGG GTCTCGGACCTGAGCTGGAGGAGCTGATGGTGGAGGGATTCCTGCTGCAGGTCACTCTGCCTGAAACCGAGCAGCTGTACAGATACCTGCTGTACAAACTGGCCCCCCTGCTCTCACATAGTGCCCCCTGTGAGAACAACACAGAAGAGGACCAACAGTCTCAGAGAGGGAGCCCCCACCACAACAGG AATGGAGTTTCCGGTGTCAAAAAGGAGATTGGGAACGGTCAGAGCAAGAGGACCAAGCGACGGAAGGACAGCTCCGATTCGCAGCACAGTGAGAAGGCCAAAAAGTACCGCAAAAAGAAGTCTAAGAAGAGCAAAGAGAGGAGCGAAGAAACCAAGCGGACTTGTTCTCCCACACACCCGGTGTCTGACCCCGCTGCTTCAGATTCCGAAGAGGACTACTCATTGTGTGCTGCACCATGGTGCAGAGAGCCAGAGGGCGACGAG GTAAACTGGGTCCAATGTGACGGTAGCTGCAATCAGTGGTTCCACCAGATCTGTGTGGGACTGTCTGCTGAGCGAGCTGAGTTGGAGGACTATATTTGCATAAGCTGCACACAGCCAGACTATGACGGAGGAGAATAA